The window TCCTGATCATCGCCGCTGTTGCAGCGTTCGGCTACAACATCGGCCACATCATGGGCAAGAACGCAAGGCAAACCGAGCTACAAACAACCATCACCTACTTATCAGCAGATAACCGGCTGAAAAACGGGCAAATCAAGGTTTACGAAAATGATAAGCGCATCGCAGCAGAACAGCATGTCGCCGCGTTGCAAAAAGCGATAGCCGATGCAGACGCCCAACGCCAGCGTGCGGATCAACTGGCGGCTGAGCTGCTGCAAGTCAAAGCCGAACTCAGCAAAACCAAAACCCAGCTAAAAAGGAAAATTCCCGATGCTATTAAAACGGATGGCGCTACTTTTACCGGTATTGGCCCTGACAGCCTGCGGCTCTACCGCGCCAGTCTTGGCTACCCCGCTGATGATTTGCCCCAAGCCTCCGGCGGAGCTGCTGTATATCCCGCCGATGCCCTCGGCACCCGTCGCGGACTTTCCCCAGCCGGACTCCTTGAACACAGTGCCGATTACGGCGAGTGGTGCCTGATTCTGCGCGAGAACATGACGAAGCTGAATCAGTTTTACACGGAGCGCAACAAATGAGTATGGAGTGGGTGCTGGGTGTGGCGATGACGTTAGTTTCAGCGCTCGGCGGTCTGTTTATTCGTTCGATGCAAAAAGACATCATGGATTTAGAAACCGCAGTGGAGCGCATCAAAAACGATTACCAGCGTCGCGAAGACGCACGACGCGATCAAGATTCCGTGATGGATGCCCTGCGTGATTTGAAAAAAACGATTGAACGTATCGATAACAAACTGGACAGGAAGGCAGATAAATGAAGGCAAGGCAAAAACGGCGCGTTCGTCGCGTGGCAGCTGTATCCAGCGCGGACTCTGTAGCGCTGGCTGGCATTAAGAAGCGGCTCGATGCGTTGCAGGTTCCGACTGTGCAACTTGGCGGGCTGGATGAGATTTCAGTGCAACTGAATCGTATTGAAAAACGCATGGACAGCATCGAGGCCGCCGCCGTTCGCCAGGGCGCAATCGCGGGCGGTGTCGCCGGTGCGGTAACAGGTGGCCTGGTCACCACGGCAATTATGCTCATCAAAGCAAGGCTGGGGTACTAATGGCGCATCCGCAGGAGGTACGCGACAAGCTACGCCGCGCCTACATTTTCGGGCAGATGTCGCTTGAGATTGCGTCTGCGCAGGCTGGTGTAGCCTTTGCGACCGCACGGCGCTGGAAGAAAGACGCGCAGGACGCGGGTGATGATTGGGACAAGCTGCGTGCCGCGCATGTTATCGCCGGTGGCGGTCTTGAAGATATCGGCCGCGCCGTGCTCACAGGCCTGGTTACTCAGTATCAAACCGCGTTGGAGTCGCTAAACGGCACTGCGGAAATTCCACCGCGTGAACGCGTCGAACTGCTGGCGAGCCTGGCTGATGCTTTTAATAAGGCCACGTCGGCCAGCAAGAAAATCCTTCCAGAGACTAGTGAGCTATCTGTCGCGCTGGAGGTAATTCAACTGCTTTCGACATTCATCCGTGAGCGGCATTCAAAACACCTGGAAGCGTTCGTCAGCATTCTTGATGGATTCGGGGAAGAAGTGGAGAAGCGTTATGGCTGACAAATTAATCCGCATTAACAATGAAAACGCCGTAATGGCAAGTCAGATAACCCGTATAGAACGGGGCTGCTACGGCGATGTTTTCGTCTGGGCCGATGGGGTAAACACACTCTGCTACCGGGCTACGGCGAAGCCGACTATCAGGCCGAGACGCGCATTATCAATGAGATTAACGCGGCGTTAAGCGGGGATTAAGTGGCGCGTAAAAAGAAGCTGTCTACAAAGGATTTCGCTAAAGAACTGGCAGAATTGTCCGTAGCACTCAGACAGGTTATTGAGGCTGAATGCGTTGGCTTTGATCCACATCCCGATGAAGTAGCTTCCCGTCGAGAATGTGTGAATCATTCTGTATCGGGCTATGCATATTTTGTTGAAAACTACTTTCCTCACTACGTTCGGCATAAAGAACGTAGTGAATTGCATAAGTACCTTTTTACTCAGTTGCCTGAAACTGTTGCTAATTCTAGGGGAACGAATGTTGCTATTGCTGCGCCACGTGGTGAGGCTAAATCAACACTAGTCAGCCAGCTCTTTGTCTTGTGGTGCATTATCCGAGGCATTAAACACTATCCGGTCATTATTATGGATAGTATTGATCAGGCATATCCGATGCTTGAGTCGATTAAGTCGGAGTTACAGTTCAACCCCCGTTTAATTATGGATTTTCCTGAAGTGACGGGCGGTGGGCGCGTGTGGCAGATGGGAACCATTCTGACGAGAAATGACATTAAGGTTACCGTGGCTGGCTCTGGTAAAAAATTGCGTGGCTTACGGCATGGCCCATACCGGCCTGACCTGGTTGTTCTTGATGATATTGAAAATGATGAGAATGTAGAAAACCCTAAGCAACGAGACAAGTTAGATAACTGGCTGAAAAAAACAGTGTTGCCGCTCGGTGAAGCGGGCGGGAAACTGGATGTGATCTACATCGGAACCATCTTGCACTACGACTCTGTTTTGTCTCGCACGCTGAAAAATCCGCTATGGAAACGGAAGAGACTTAAGGCCCTGATAAAGTGGCCGGTAAATATGTCGTTGTGGGATACGTGGGAAGAGATCCTTATCAATAACGAAGAAGACGGTGAGGAACTGGCCTGGAAATTTTACTGTGACCACAGAACCGAAATGGACGAGGGCTCAGAGGTATCATGGGCCGCTCGTCCACTTTACGAGCTGATGCTTATCCGTGCTCGCGATGGTCACAGCACATTTGATTCCGAATACCAGAATGACCCCGTCAGTGGTGAGAACGCCCCGTTTGCTGGGTGTATTCAGTTTTGGGTTAATCGCCTTAACGAGTGGGTGTTTTTTGGGGCTTGCGACCCTAGCCTGGGCAAAGCCGGTGCCAGCCGCGATCCTTCGGCTATCTTAGTGGGCGGTTTCAATCGCCATACCGGCATTCTTGATGTTGTAGAGGCCGCTATACGTAAACGGCTCCCAGATAAGATTATTTCAGATGTTATTGAATATCAGCGGCAATATCGCTGTTTTATCTGGTCTGTTGAAGCTGTTCAGTTTCAAGAGTTTTTGCGCTCGGAGCTTGTGAAACGCAGCGCAAAAGCTGGGATACCTGTACCGGCTCGCGCTGTAACCCCACACAGCGACAAGCTGCTGCGTATCGAGTCTCTACAGCCACATATGGCAAACGGATTAATTCGATTACATCCGAGCCAATCCACATTGATAGACCAGCTCCGGCATTTTCCAATGGCAGATCACGATGATGGCCCTGATGCGCTACATATGTTGTGGGCGTTGGCCGTATCTGGTGTCAGTTCTTTTTCTTTTACTCCCGCTCCCCGTCGTAATTCTGATGACCGGGGCAGTAGATTTGGCTCAGGAGGCTGGTAGTTTATGGCTCAGATTGTTGATCAACATGGTCACCCGCTGAACCGCGAGGTATTGAAATCCCCGCAGACAGCGCGGGTTGCACAGATAGCGCGGCATTTTCCAGAACATCCGTCCCGTGGTTTGACGATTCGCAGACTGCCGCGCATCCTTGAAGCCGCAGAGCGTGGCGATTTGGCTGCGCAAGCTGACTTGTTCGAAGACATGGTCGAGAAGGATGGGCATATTTTCTCTGAGATGGCGAAGCGTAAAAACGCGCTGCTGGGGCTGGACTGGAGTATCGAGCCTCCACGGAACGCAACAGAAGAAGAGAAGAGTTTAGCGGCGATGGTGGCTGAATGGATGGATGATATTCCCGATTTTGAGGACATTATTCTCAATGCGGCGGAGGCCATCGGACACGGATTTTCAGCGCAGGAAATTGAAAAGTGGGAGTTTGAGGAAAATATCTGGCTCCCTGCACAAATCAAGCTGCGCCCGCATCGCTGGTTCTGCACGAACCCGGAGATTGACGACGCAGTGCGTCTGTCTGACGGCAGCATGAATGGCTCGGAGCTATGGCCGTTCGGCTGGCTGGTTCACACTCATAACGCTAAATCGGGCTATGTTGCGCAGTCCGGGTTATACCGTGTGCTGGTCTGGCCGTATTTGTTTAAAAACTACTCGGTGCGTGATTTTGCTGAGTTTCTGGAGATTTACGGTTTACCTGCTCGCGTTGGGACATATATGGAAGGGTCTTCCGATGAGCAGAAAGACGCGTTGTTGCACGCCCTCGTGACGCTCGGCCATAACGCCGCAGGTATTATCCCGATGGGCAGTGACATCAAATTTGAAGCCGCCGCTGAAGGTCAATCCGATCCGTTTATGGCGATGATAGATTGGTGCGAAAGGACTGTATCGAAAGCCGTTTTGGGCGGAACGCTCACAAGCCAAGCTGACGGTAAAACCTCGACGAATGCGCTCGGTAATGTTCATAACGACGTGCGTAACGATATCCTTGTCGCCGATGCGAAACAGCTGCGCGGCTTTTTCTCGAACATGATCCAGATGTTGCTATCAATAAATGGCTATCAGGTGAGTCGCCGTCGATTGCCTAAATTCATTTTTGATACCAGTGAGCTGGAGGATATCGGCACGTTCTCTACCGGCGTGTCTACGCTCGTCCAAGCTGGGATGAAATCTATCCCGGTTTCGTGGATACACAAAAAAGTCGGCATCCCTGTCCCGCAGAATAACGAGCCGGTGCTCGAAGCTGCGCCGCGCCCGTCGCTGGCAGGGCTATCGACTTCACCCTATCGCGGATTTGCAGCGTTAAGTGTAGTACCTGGCGAAATAAGCGACCCGGCGCAATCGGCACTCGATAGCGCACGCTCAACGCCGGAAGCGATTAACGACGCGATGCAGGCGCTGATTGCGCCACTGGTAACCGCATTACAGCAGGGGCAAACGCCGGACGATGCGCTGGATATCATTGCTGCCAGTTATCCTGCGTTGGATGATGCGCAGCTCCAGCAGCTGCTTTCTCAAGCATTGTTTGTCGCTGATGTGTGGGGGCGACTGAATGCCGACACCTAACGATGTCAATCTGGGGTATGCCATTGGTCTTAAACCGGAAGAAGCTATCCGCTATTTTGAGTCAAAAGGCTATGCGATTGGCTTTAATTGGCATGACGTTGAAGCCCGCACACATGCCACAGCGTTCACTGTTGCAGGTGTCCTCAAGCAAGACGTGCTAGCCGATATCCGGGGTGGATTGGATGCGGCGTTGAAGAATGGCGAAACCCTTGAACAGTTCCGGCGTCGATTAACGCCCGTTCTTGAGCAAAAAGGCTGGTTGGGTAAAGGGCTGAAAGCCGACGAGGACGGCGTGCTCGAAGGGAAAAAGCTCACCCCGCGCCGTCTGAAAACCATTTTTGAAACCAATATGCAGGCGGCGTATAACGCGGGTCGCTACGAAGAGCAGCTTGCTAACGCTGAATTTCGCCCCTATTTAGAGCGAGTGGCCGTCATGGATACCCATACGCGGCCTGTCCATGCACGGCTCAATGGTTACACGGCAAGAATTGATGACCCTGTGTGGCGATTTATGTATCCACCTGACGGTCATGGGTGCCGCTGCCGTGTTCGTGCGCGTTCTCAGGCCGATATTGATCGCCTGAAAATCACTGTCCAGCACAGTGAGATTATCGAAGTTGAACAGGCATGGGGGCCGAATGATTCGCGTATGGTCAAGGCGATCAAGTGGAACGGCGAACTGTATACGCCTGACGCTGGTTTCGGTCACAATCCTGGTGAGGGTTATCTAGCATCCCTCGGTCAGCGACTGTTGGAGCGTTCCGCAGTCGCTGACCCACAGCTCGCCGCGCTGGCCGTTCGTCAAACAATGGGTAATGAAACGCTGTTAACGGCCGTTTCAACGGATGTTAACGCGTTCGTTAATAACACGCTGCTGAACAAGCAAGCACGCGGCCAGCTCCGGCACGTTGGCGCATTACCGCCGCAAGTGGTTAATCGTCTGGCCGAGAAAGGCGTCGCCGTTGAGTCATCTGTTATCACGTTGACAGATGAAAACCTGCTGCACGCGATTAGAGACAGCAAGGACGCACAGCTTCCCGAATCGCTGTGGCAACGTCTGCCGGAGTTTATCCTCAACCCTAAAGCCATTCTCTACAATACGCAGAAAGCTGATGCGGCATTAACCTACGTTTTAGATTTACCGGACACCTCCGGCAAACTGGTCGTGTTTATCGATCGGGAGCTAAAAGCCCGGCCGCCAGAGGGCGGGAAGAAAGAACGGATAAAAACCAACCTGATACGAACGGGAAAAATCCTGGCGAATGACGAGTCGCTGAGAAACAAAGGGATTAACGAGGTGCTATGGGGGAGTCTGGATTAAGCGGCGGGATGACAGCGCCGGACTCGAACCGGATCATACTCAACACTCGTGGCGTAGTAGCAACCGTTACCCATTGGAAACAACTCTCATCCACCGCACCTTAAGTATAGGGTAATTTATGTACGAAATAAAATATGACATTACCGATTTTGAGCGAGGGCTGGGTGAGCTGATTAGCCGCATAGAACACCGTCAGCCGTTGATGCGCGAGATGGCCGCAGCGATGCATGATGCTGTCGAAGAAAATTTCGCACAGCAAGGTCGCCCCGCCTGGGCGGGGTGGAGTCCTCGCTATGCAAAAAAACGCCAGGGCGGAAAAATACTGCAAAAATCCGGGCGACTGGCGGCGAGTATCAGTGAGTACAGCGACAATGATAGTGCCACTGTCGGAACTAACGTTGTCTATGCGCGTATTCACCAGGAGGGAGGGACGATCAACATACCAGCCCGGAGCCAGCGGGCTTACTACAAAAAGAATGCGGATGGCCGTGTTGGTAATCGGTTCGTGAAAAAATCCGAGTCAGATTCTTCTCGGTGGAACACGATGGGCGAGTATAAAATCACTATCCCTGCGCGTCCGTTTCTGCATCTTACTGAATCGGATGTCGAGGGAATGGAGAACACTGCGGCTGAATATTTAAAGCGCGTGATTGACTGAAAGCCTGGCTTCATAAAAACGACGCTGAGCGCGTTTTAGTTGTTTCATCATGCCATTACCGCCCCTTGCACGATTGAGGGGCTTACAATGCGATTTAAACGGGGTTTAAATGCGGTCATATCGGTTGCCGTTGCCATGATTTGTGTTACAAGATAAAAGAGCGTTATCCCCACCCTACAATTACCACTGAACCCCTTCCTCTTATTCGTTGATTTACGTGCTGCCATTCTGGTTGCAT is drawn from Pectobacterium aroidearum and contains these coding sequences:
- a CDS encoding DUF1804 family protein, giving the protein MAHPQEVRDKLRRAYIFGQMSLEIASAQAGVAFATARRWKKDAQDAGDDWDKLRAAHVIAGGGLEDIGRAVLTGLVTQYQTALESLNGTAEIPPRERVELLASLADAFNKATSASKKILPETSELSVALEVIQLLSTFIRERHSKHLEAFVSILDGFGEEVEKRYG
- the terL gene encoding phage terminase large subunit — translated: MARKKKLSTKDFAKELAELSVALRQVIEAECVGFDPHPDEVASRRECVNHSVSGYAYFVENYFPHYVRHKERSELHKYLFTQLPETVANSRGTNVAIAAPRGEAKSTLVSQLFVLWCIIRGIKHYPVIIMDSIDQAYPMLESIKSELQFNPRLIMDFPEVTGGGRVWQMGTILTRNDIKVTVAGSGKKLRGLRHGPYRPDLVVLDDIENDENVENPKQRDKLDNWLKKTVLPLGEAGGKLDVIYIGTILHYDSVLSRTLKNPLWKRKRLKALIKWPVNMSLWDTWEEILINNEEDGEELAWKFYCDHRTEMDEGSEVSWAARPLYELMLIRARDGHSTFDSEYQNDPVSGENAPFAGCIQFWVNRLNEWVFFGACDPSLGKAGASRDPSAILVGGFNRHTGILDVVEAAIRKRLPDKIISDVIEYQRQYRCFIWSVEAVQFQEFLRSELVKRSAKAGIPVPARAVTPHSDKLLRIESLQPHMANGLIRLHPSQSTLIDQLRHFPMADHDDGPDALHMLWALAVSGVSSFSFTPAPRRNSDDRGSRFGSGGW
- a CDS encoding DUF935 domain-containing protein, with the translated sequence MAQIVDQHGHPLNREVLKSPQTARVAQIARHFPEHPSRGLTIRRLPRILEAAERGDLAAQADLFEDMVEKDGHIFSEMAKRKNALLGLDWSIEPPRNATEEEKSLAAMVAEWMDDIPDFEDIILNAAEAIGHGFSAQEIEKWEFEENIWLPAQIKLRPHRWFCTNPEIDDAVRLSDGSMNGSELWPFGWLVHTHNAKSGYVAQSGLYRVLVWPYLFKNYSVRDFAEFLEIYGLPARVGTYMEGSSDEQKDALLHALVTLGHNAAGIIPMGSDIKFEAAAEGQSDPFMAMIDWCERTVSKAVLGGTLTSQADGKTSTNALGNVHNDVRNDILVADAKQLRGFFSNMIQMLLSINGYQVSRRRLPKFIFDTSELEDIGTFSTGVSTLVQAGMKSIPVSWIHKKVGIPVPQNNEPVLEAAPRPSLAGLSTSPYRGFAALSVVPGEISDPAQSALDSARSTPEAINDAMQALIAPLVTALQQGQTPDDALDIIAASYPALDDAQLQQLLSQALFVADVWGRLNADT
- a CDS encoding phage minor head protein, with the protein product MPTPNDVNLGYAIGLKPEEAIRYFESKGYAIGFNWHDVEARTHATAFTVAGVLKQDVLADIRGGLDAALKNGETLEQFRRRLTPVLEQKGWLGKGLKADEDGVLEGKKLTPRRLKTIFETNMQAAYNAGRYEEQLANAEFRPYLERVAVMDTHTRPVHARLNGYTARIDDPVWRFMYPPDGHGCRCRVRARSQADIDRLKITVQHSEIIEVEQAWGPNDSRMVKAIKWNGELYTPDAGFGHNPGEGYLASLGQRLLERSAVADPQLAALAVRQTMGNETLLTAVSTDVNAFVNNTLLNKQARGQLRHVGALPPQVVNRLAEKGVAVESSVITLTDENLLHAIRDSKDAQLPESLWQRLPEFILNPKAILYNTQKADAALTYVLDLPDTSGKLVVFIDRELKARPPEGGKKERIKTNLIRTGKILANDESLRNKGINEVLWGSLD
- a CDS encoding phage virion morphogenesis protein, giving the protein MYEIKYDITDFERGLGELISRIEHRQPLMREMAAAMHDAVEENFAQQGRPAWAGWSPRYAKKRQGGKILQKSGRLAASISEYSDNDSATVGTNVVYARIHQEGGTINIPARSQRAYYKKNADGRVGNRFVKKSESDSSRWNTMGEYKITIPARPFLHLTESDVEGMENTAAEYLKRVID